The proteins below are encoded in one region of Pseudomonas helmanticensis:
- a CDS encoding nuclear transport factor 2 family protein → MSESETRPPLPPFDHESATLKVRLAEDGWNSRNAEKVSLAYTQDTKWRNRVDFAVNRAEAAAFLTRKWNKELEYRLIKELWAFTDNRIAVRYAYEWHDDSGNWYRSYGNENWEFANDGLMAHRFACVNDMPIKESERKFRWPLGRRPDDHPGLSDLGL, encoded by the coding sequence ATGTCTGAATCGGAAACCCGTCCACCGCTTCCACCATTTGATCACGAGTCTGCAACGCTAAAAGTTCGTCTCGCAGAGGATGGTTGGAATAGCCGTAACGCTGAAAAAGTCTCGCTGGCTTATACCCAAGACACCAAATGGCGTAATCGAGTGGACTTTGCAGTGAACAGAGCAGAAGCAGCTGCATTCTTAACTCGAAAATGGAACAAGGAACTGGAGTATCGGCTCATCAAAGAATTATGGGCCTTTACTGATAACCGTATCGCAGTGCGATACGCCTATGAATGGCACGATGATTCAGGCAACTGGTACCGCTCATATGGAAATGAAAACTGGGAGTTCGCAAATGATGGGCTAATGGCTCATCGTTTTGCCTGCGTAAATGACATGCCGATCAAGGAATCGGAGCGAAAGTTTCGATGGCCATTAGGCAGGCGCCCAGACGACCACCCTGGCCTCTCCGATTTAGGCCTTTGA
- a CDS encoding LysR family transcriptional regulator — protein MNRNDLRKIDFSLLIIFETLMEEHSLTRTGEKLFLCQSAISASLNRLRQLFDDPLFVRLGRTMEPTSRAIEILQNLTPAIDKMAVALHNVSDFDPKTSSSVFKIGLSDDVEYSLLPCLLRQLRQEAPQISFAVHRTDHSVIADQLSSGEISLGVSNSRDLPANAKRKFLRNIRPTVLSADSQMQPLDLDEYCKRPHVSISLSGEMTDHVDRALGSLGRQRQVVLAVPQYSALKALIEHSDLVAVVPDYVAKAMLRQGGLRMDPVPVTLPSADLSLSWSAMLDNDAGERWLRSRVTHHLCEKRATPGEISPNTQAA, from the coding sequence ATGAACAGAAACGATCTTCGCAAAATTGACTTCAGTCTTTTAATAATTTTTGAAACTTTGATGGAAGAGCACAGCCTCACACGCACTGGCGAAAAACTGTTTCTGTGTCAATCCGCGATAAGTGCTTCTTTAAACCGACTGCGTCAACTTTTCGATGACCCCCTCTTCGTTCGACTTGGCAGAACTATGGAGCCTACAAGTAGAGCCATTGAAATACTCCAAAATCTAACTCCCGCAATAGACAAAATGGCGGTAGCGTTACACAACGTCAGCGACTTCGACCCTAAGACCAGTTCATCTGTATTCAAAATAGGCCTTTCAGATGACGTCGAATATTCCCTGCTGCCTTGCCTGCTGCGTCAACTGAGACAGGAAGCACCTCAAATCAGCTTTGCAGTTCATCGTACTGACCATTCGGTGATCGCAGACCAGCTCTCTAGTGGTGAGATATCCCTTGGCGTTAGCAACAGCCGTGATCTGCCAGCCAACGCTAAACGTAAATTTTTGAGAAACATACGCCCGACCGTTTTAAGTGCTGACTCACAGATGCAGCCTCTCGACCTAGATGAGTACTGCAAACGCCCGCATGTCTCAATTTCGCTTAGTGGCGAAATGACTGATCACGTCGATCGTGCCTTAGGATCTCTAGGTCGACAACGTCAGGTGGTCTTGGCAGTGCCTCAATACAGCGCTCTGAAAGCACTAATTGAACACTCGGACCTGGTAGCAGTAGTACCCGATTACGTTGCGAAGGCGATGTTGAGACAGGGCGGCTTACGTATGGATCCCGTGCCGGTGACCCTCCCCTCAGCCGACCTATCGCTGTCCTGGAGCGCCATGCTGGACAACGATGCTGGCGAACGCTGGCTGCGCTCCCGAGTTACTCATCACCTCTGTGAAAAACGGGCCACTCCGGGCGAAATCAGTCCAAACACACAAGCTGCCTGA
- a CDS encoding DUF2790 domain-containing protein codes for MKNILFLALSLTASLSAYAQDVVVATEAVPYQYGMHLDVAKVIHITEAANVCGPTPVQMTYQDSQGKTHTLEYSIIGGGCTN; via the coding sequence ATGAAAAATATTCTGTTTCTCGCATTGTCCTTGACAGCTTCGCTCTCAGCTTATGCACAAGATGTAGTCGTCGCAACCGAGGCAGTGCCTTACCAATACGGTATGCACTTGGATGTCGCCAAAGTCATCCATATCACTGAAGCGGCAAATGTTTGTGGCCCAACTCCAGTGCAGATGACTTATCAAGACTCTCAGGGAAAAACGCATACTCTGGAATACAGCATCATCGGCGGCGGCTGCACTAACTGA
- the cynS gene encoding cyanase: MTQSHAYKDTSLELTAKILDAKARKKLSFEDVTEGTGLGLAYVTAALLGQHPLPEAAAKVIGKKLDLDADSVARLQIIPLRGGLDGVPTDPTIYRFYEMIQIYGTTLKALVHEQFGDGIISAINFKLNMKKVEDPEGGHRAVITLDGKFLPLRPF, translated from the coding sequence ATGACACAGTCCCACGCTTACAAAGACACTAGCCTTGAACTGACCGCCAAAATTCTGGACGCCAAGGCTCGCAAGAAACTTTCTTTCGAAGACGTCACCGAAGGTACCGGCCTCGGCCTAGCGTACGTCACCGCAGCCCTACTGGGCCAGCATCCACTGCCTGAAGCCGCGGCCAAAGTGATCGGCAAAAAACTGGATCTGGATGCCGATTCGGTAGCCCGCCTGCAAATCATCCCGCTGCGCGGCGGTCTGGATGGCGTACCTACGGATCCGACCATTTACCGCTTCTACGAAATGATCCAGATCTACGGCACAACCCTCAAAGCTCTGGTTCACGAACAATTCGGCGACGGCATCATCAGCGCGATTAACTTCAAGCTGAACATGAAAAAAGTTGAAGACCCAGAAGGTGGTCACCGTGCAGTAATCACCCTCGACGGTAAGTTCCTGCCACTGCGTCCTTTCTAA
- the hxsA gene encoding His-Xaa-Ser repeat protein HxsA gives MKLLDRWKLLIGQSMALIPIIGSPMADASTTQLALADWLPNPQSAPPAFNNTLNAKDAINVYAGHSSHSSHSSHSSHYSSSGGYSAPSAYTAPTSTLLSSPSTPSTATHATVSTPSTTSSKPSTSTATRSNVYSARPAKPTAADLSMLVRRVQLALMIKKYYAGPIDGVLNNSVRGSLMAFQVDSAIVSSGKMDTPTLNALGIAIP, from the coding sequence ATGAAACTGCTTGATCGTTGGAAGCTTCTGATCGGCCAATCAATGGCCTTGATCCCCATCATTGGCAGCCCCATGGCAGATGCCAGCACGACTCAATTGGCATTGGCGGACTGGCTGCCAAATCCCCAAAGCGCACCACCGGCATTCAACAACACCCTGAATGCGAAAGACGCGATCAACGTCTACGCAGGACATAGTTCACACAGTTCCCACAGCTCGCATAGTTCTCATTACAGCAGCTCGGGTGGCTACAGCGCGCCAAGTGCCTACACCGCGCCAACCAGCACTCTTCTTTCCTCGCCTTCAACACCCAGCACTGCAACTCACGCCACCGTCAGTACACCGAGCACGACATCTTCCAAGCCTTCTACCAGTACGGCAACGCGATCGAATGTCTACTCAGCCAGACCTGCCAAGCCCACAGCAGCGGATCTGTCGATGCTTGTTCGACGTGTTCAATTGGCTTTGATGATCAAAAAATATTACGCGGGGCCGATCGATGGTGTGCTCAACAACAGCGTCCGTGGTTCGCTTATGGCGTTCCAAGTAGATTCGGCGATTGTAAGCAGTGGCAAGATGGATACACCGACACTGAACGCATTGGGCATCGCTATTCCATAG
- a CDS encoding SLAC1 anion channel family protein, with product MSSEIRILTPPAETIQAYGTPLTATREGTLSYLPVALFGAVMGLTGLSSAWKFADSLYGLPSWIAGFFSYIAILAFLLVGTGYAIKAATGFKAVKAEFQHPIAGNLFGTLFISLLLIPNPLSDYSLSLARWIWVMGTLGMILFAWVIISRWLGQQQQPGHATPAWLIPMVGLINIPIAVPTLQIHGQDELLMFSLAIGFFFAIPLFTLIMSRLIFEKPLILSLQPSFMILVAPFAVGFSAYVNVVGEVDRFATALYMLTIFLLSVMIGRLRYLAIVCPFRLSWWSVSFPLASASVCALRYAKHSPNLFTHAVAIVLLIGVTLILLSMSVKTVSNLLKGNLKLLMG from the coding sequence TTGAGTAGCGAAATCCGCATCCTGACCCCGCCAGCCGAAACCATTCAGGCATACGGCACTCCTTTGACAGCCACTCGGGAAGGTACCCTGAGTTACCTGCCGGTAGCTCTATTCGGCGCGGTTATGGGCCTGACCGGTTTATCGTCAGCTTGGAAATTCGCAGATAGCCTGTACGGCTTACCCTCATGGATCGCTGGCTTTTTCAGCTATATCGCGATCCTGGCTTTCCTCTTGGTAGGGACAGGCTATGCAATCAAGGCAGCTACAGGATTCAAGGCTGTTAAGGCCGAGTTCCAGCATCCCATCGCCGGCAACCTCTTTGGAACACTGTTCATCAGCCTCCTCCTGATTCCGAACCCCCTATCCGATTACAGCTTGTCGCTAGCGCGCTGGATCTGGGTGATGGGAACGCTGGGCATGATCCTGTTTGCCTGGGTGATCATTTCCCGCTGGCTCGGACAGCAACAGCAGCCAGGTCATGCCACTCCAGCATGGCTTATTCCCATGGTCGGATTGATAAACATCCCAATAGCAGTACCCACCTTACAGATTCATGGCCAAGACGAGTTGTTGATGTTCTCGCTTGCCATTGGGTTCTTCTTCGCAATTCCATTGTTCACGCTTATCATGTCGAGACTGATATTCGAAAAGCCGCTTATCCTGTCGCTTCAGCCATCCTTCATGATTCTCGTCGCCCCCTTTGCCGTTGGTTTTTCAGCTTATGTGAATGTCGTGGGTGAAGTAGACCGGTTTGCAACCGCCCTTTACATGCTGACTATTTTTTTGCTGTCCGTGATGATAGGTCGCTTACGTTATCTGGCGATCGTCTGCCCTTTTCGCTTGTCCTGGTGGTCCGTGAGCTTTCCTCTCGCTTCTGCTTCTGTGTGTGCATTGCGCTACGCCAAACATTCACCCAATCTTTTTACTCATGCAGTGGCGATTGTATTGTTGATCGGAGTGACATTAATTTTGCTCTCCATGTCCGTGAAGACCGTTTCGAATCTGTTGAAAGGCAATTTGAAGTTATTGATGGGTTAA
- a CDS encoding carbonic anhydrase, protein MKALIEGFIKFQKEVFPQRTDLFKYLATTQTPETLFITCSDSRVIPEMLTQQEPGELFVIRNAGNIVPSYGPQPGGVTATVEYAVAVLGVADIVICGHSDCGAMTAVSSGKPLNHLPAVAAWMSYAESAKVINSARTFTSDKDRICSMVRENVIAQLSNLRTHPSVRLAMEQKKLNLHGWVYDIETGSIEALDGTTNKFVSLVDFPETKA, encoded by the coding sequence ATGAAAGCGCTCATCGAAGGTTTCATCAAATTCCAAAAAGAAGTTTTCCCACAAAGAACGGATCTTTTCAAATATCTTGCTACCACGCAAACCCCTGAAACGTTGTTCATCACGTGCTCCGATAGCCGGGTCATCCCGGAAATGCTTACGCAGCAGGAACCAGGTGAGCTGTTTGTTATACGTAATGCGGGAAATATTGTTCCCAGCTACGGACCTCAACCAGGCGGTGTGACAGCTACTGTGGAATATGCAGTCGCGGTATTGGGAGTGGCTGATATCGTAATTTGTGGCCATTCAGATTGCGGCGCAATGACAGCTGTTTCGAGTGGAAAACCCCTCAATCATTTGCCAGCTGTTGCTGCTTGGATGTCTTACGCAGAGTCTGCAAAAGTGATTAACTCCGCGCGTACATTCACCTCTGACAAAGATCGTATTTGTTCAATGGTACGAGAGAATGTGATTGCTCAGCTCTCCAATCTGCGAACCCATCCGAGTGTCAGACTTGCCATGGAACAAAAAAAGCTGAACTTGCATGGCTGGGTCTACGATATCGAAACTGGATCGATCGAGGCGCTCGACGGAACAACTAATAAGTTTGTTTCTTTAGTAGATTTTCCAGAAACAAAAGCCTAA
- a CDS encoding carbonic anhydrase, whose translation MKALIDGLLKFQKEVFPQRTNLFKHLATTQHPGTLFISCSDSRVVPELLMQQEPGELFVIRNAGNIVPSYSPQSGGVSATIEYAVAVLGVTDIVICGHSDCGAMTAVAKCKCMDHLPAVAGWLQHAESAKVINESRPHASEAAKVSSMVRENVIAQLANIQTHPSVRLAQEKGLLNLHGWVYDIETGSIDALDADNRSFKSLIKHPTTCAVHSRALAVA comes from the coding sequence ATGAAAGCTCTTATTGATGGCTTGTTGAAATTTCAAAAAGAAGTGTTTCCTCAGCGGACAAATCTGTTCAAGCACCTGGCTACGACTCAACATCCAGGCACCTTGTTCATCAGCTGTTCTGACAGCCGTGTAGTACCTGAACTGCTGATGCAGCAAGAGCCTGGCGAGCTGTTTGTCATTCGCAACGCCGGCAATATCGTGCCGTCCTATAGCCCTCAATCGGGTGGGGTATCAGCCACGATTGAATACGCTGTCGCTGTGCTCGGTGTAACAGACATCGTGATTTGCGGCCACTCCGACTGCGGCGCCATGACAGCCGTTGCTAAGTGCAAATGCATGGATCATCTGCCTGCTGTCGCTGGCTGGTTGCAACATGCCGAGTCGGCAAAAGTCATCAACGAATCTCGCCCTCACGCCAGTGAAGCAGCCAAAGTCAGTTCGATGGTGCGTGAGAACGTCATTGCCCAACTGGCCAACATCCAGACCCATCCGAGCGTGCGCTTGGCCCAGGAAAAAGGACTGTTGAATTTGCATGGTTGGGTATACGACATCGAAACTGGATCGATCGACGCTCTGGATGCCGACAACCGCAGCTTCAAGTCCTTGATCAAGCACCCGACTACCTGCGCTGTGCATTCGCGTGCTCTAGCAGTGGCATGA
- a CDS encoding carbonic anhydrase: MKALIDGFLKFKKEVFPQRTDLFKHLATTQHPGTLFISCSDSRVVPELLMQQEPGELFVIRNAGNIVPSYSPQSGGVSATIEYAVAVLGVTDIVICGHSDCGAMTAVAKCKCMDHLPAVAGWLQHAESAKVINESRPHASEAAKVSSMVRENVIAQLANIQTHPSVRLAQEKGLLNLHGWVYDIETGSIDALDADNRSFKSLIKHPTTCAVHPRAQAAA; encoded by the coding sequence ATGAAAGCTCTTATTGATGGTTTTTTGAAATTTAAAAAAGAAGTGTTTCCTCAGCGGACAGATCTGTTCAAGCACTTGGCTACGACTCAACATCCAGGCACCTTGTTCATCAGCTGTTCTGACAGCCGTGTAGTACCTGAACTGCTGATGCAGCAAGAGCCTGGCGAGCTGTTTGTCATTCGCAACGCCGGCAATATCGTGCCGTCCTACAGCCCTCAATCGGGTGGGGTATCAGCCACGATTGAATACGCTGTCGCTGTGCTCGGTGTAACAGACATCGTGATTTGCGGCCACTCCGACTGCGGCGCCATGACAGCCGTTGCTAAGTGCAAATGCATGGATCATCTGCCTGCTGTCGCTGGCTGGTTGCAACATGCCGAGTCGGCAAAAGTCATCAACGAATCTCGTCCTCACGCCAGTGAAGCAGCCAAAGTCAGTTCGATGGTGCGTGAGAACGTCATTGCCCAACTGGCCAACATCCAGACTCATCCGAGCGTGCGCTTGGCCCAGGAAAAAGGACTGTTGAATTTGCATGGTTGGGTATACGACATCGAAACCGGATCGATCGACGCGTTGGATGCGGACAACCGCAGCTTCAAATCCTTGATCAAACACCCTACTACCTGTGCTGTGCATCCGCGCGCTCAAGCCGCGGCATGA
- the cynS gene encoding cyanase codes for MVQSHAYKDSSLALTTEILDAKARKNLSWQDMADGTGLGLAYVTAALLGQHPLPESAAKVVGEKLDLDADAVAALQIIPLRGSLNGVPTDPTIYRFYEMIQIYGTTLKALVHEQFGDGIISAINFKLDMKKVEDPEGGHRAVITLDGKFLPLRPF; via the coding sequence ATGGTCCAGTCCCACGCTTATAAAGACTCCAGCCTTGCCCTGACTACCGAAATTCTCGATGCCAAGGCCCGCAAAAACCTCTCATGGCAGGATATGGCCGATGGCACCGGCCTCGGCCTGGCATATGTCACGGCCGCCCTGCTTGGCCAACATCCTCTGCCAGAAAGCGCCGCTAAAGTCGTCGGTGAAAAGCTGGACTTGGATGCCGATGCAGTAGCCGCTCTGCAAATCATCCCGCTGCGCGGCAGCCTGAATGGTGTCCCTACGGATCCGACCATTTACCGCTTCTACGAAATGATCCAGATCTACGGCACCACCCTTAAAGCATTGGTTCACGAGCAGTTCGGTGACGGCATCATCAGCGCAATCAACTTCAAGCTTGATATGAAGAAAGTTGAAGACCCAGAAGGCGGTCATCGTGCAGTGATCACCCTGGATGGCAAGTTCCTGCCGCTGCGCCCGTTCTAA
- a CDS encoding DUF1289 domain-containing protein, with translation MENPCISVCQLSGDMCVSCGRSKEDIRKWKRMKRPEKMAAVQRANARLKGLKRGN, from the coding sequence ATTGAAAACCCGTGCATTTCGGTCTGCCAGCTGAGCGGCGATATGTGTGTAAGCTGCGGCCGCAGCAAAGAAGACATTCGAAAGTGGAAGCGCATGAAGCGACCGGAAAAAATGGCTGCTGTGCAAAGGGCGAATGCGCGGTTGAAAGGACTGAAGAGGGGGAATTGA
- a CDS encoding MFS transporter: protein MSRETTLGAESVLPATDGLPQNARRLAIFSLAIGVGMASLDTAIANVALPAIAEQLNTTPASSVWIINVYQLAMVATLLPFAALGEIICYRRVLLFGLFLFTLASLGCALAWSLPSLVTARLLQGVGASAVMGVNTAMLKAIYPTKMLGRGYGTNALVVAVAFAIGPTMSSLILSVANWPWLFAINVPLGLVAFFLGRKVLPATHRATHKFDGLTALYNVVAFSLLILLFGDAAHQASVTTLLLELIGAVLFFALLLHRQADHKAPMLPIDLLRRPMFALSVVTSVCTFAAQGLAFVALPFYFFSTLGRSPVETGFLMTPWAVMVAIMAPIAGRLSDHYSPGALGGIGLAILAAGLLALVLMPADPSTINISWRMAMCGVGFGFFQAPNLKGFMGSAPPQRAGSASGMVATSRLIGQSTGAALVAYCFMLSSEHGAIFALWAAAAFAATASVASFGRVVAIRT, encoded by the coding sequence ATGTCCAGAGAAACAACATTGGGTGCGGAAAGTGTCCTCCCTGCCACAGATGGGTTGCCTCAAAACGCCCGCCGCCTCGCCATATTTTCCCTGGCCATTGGTGTGGGAATGGCGTCCCTTGATACAGCGATAGCCAACGTAGCTTTGCCCGCTATTGCTGAACAATTAAACACAACACCGGCATCATCGGTCTGGATTATCAACGTTTACCAGCTGGCGATGGTGGCGACGCTTTTACCGTTCGCAGCCCTTGGCGAAATCATTTGTTATCGCCGCGTTCTGCTTTTTGGGTTGTTTCTATTCACTCTTGCTTCCCTGGGTTGCGCCCTCGCATGGTCACTGCCTTCACTAGTCACCGCTCGGCTGCTCCAAGGGGTCGGCGCTAGCGCCGTTATGGGCGTAAATACCGCCATGCTCAAGGCTATTTATCCCACAAAAATGCTGGGACGGGGCTACGGAACCAATGCTCTAGTGGTTGCAGTCGCTTTCGCGATAGGGCCGACCATGTCGTCCCTTATTTTGTCAGTCGCAAACTGGCCATGGCTCTTCGCGATTAATGTTCCGCTTGGCCTGGTTGCATTTTTCCTTGGCCGTAAAGTACTGCCAGCTACTCACAGAGCAACGCACAAATTCGACGGTTTGACCGCCCTTTACAACGTAGTGGCTTTTAGTCTGTTGATACTGCTTTTCGGAGATGCGGCTCACCAAGCTAGCGTAACAACGCTGCTGCTGGAATTGATCGGCGCAGTCTTGTTCTTCGCGTTGTTGCTGCATCGGCAGGCAGACCATAAAGCTCCAATGCTGCCAATCGACTTGCTACGCCGGCCCATGTTCGCGCTTTCAGTCGTAACGTCTGTATGCACCTTCGCAGCCCAAGGACTGGCATTTGTCGCCCTACCCTTTTACTTCTTTTCTACGCTTGGTCGATCACCCGTAGAGACCGGATTTTTGATGACTCCTTGGGCGGTCATGGTAGCAATCATGGCCCCCATTGCAGGTAGATTGAGCGATCACTACTCGCCCGGCGCCTTAGGAGGAATCGGCCTTGCGATACTGGCTGCGGGGTTACTAGCCTTGGTACTCATGCCCGCTGACCCATCCACGATCAATATCAGTTGGCGCATGGCTATGTGCGGGGTTGGGTTCGGTTTCTTCCAGGCACCTAACCTCAAAGGGTTTATGGGCAGCGCACCTCCCCAACGAGCTGGCAGCGCAAGCGGCATGGTTGCCACCTCTCGGCTTATCGGGCAATCCACGGGTGCGGCGTTGGTTGCGTATTGCTTCATGTTGTCGAGTGAACACGGCGCTATATTCGCACTGTGGGCTGCTGCTGCATTTGCGGCAACTGCGAGCGTGGCCAGTTTTGGGCGAGTGGTCGCTATACGAACTTGA
- a CDS encoding DUF2790 domain-containing protein, whose translation MNKILFLALSLTASLSAYAQDSTESQPVVVYSYGMHVDVAKVIHITPAADTCFSTPVQMTYDDSRGGVHVLEYSVIGTGCTN comes from the coding sequence ATGAACAAAATTCTGTTTCTCGCCTTATCCCTGACAGCCTCTTTGTCAGCATATGCGCAGGATTCTACTGAATCTCAGCCCGTGGTTGTTTACTCCTACGGCATGCACGTGGATGTAGCCAAAGTCATCCACATCACCCCGGCGGCAGACACCTGCTTTTCAACCCCTGTGCAGATGACTTACGACGACTCGCGCGGCGGTGTCCACGTTCTCGAATACAGCGTGATTGGCACCGGATGCACCAATTAA
- a CDS encoding SDR family oxidoreductase: protein MAKILVTGSTGRLGGAVLRSLVEKVPASSLVALARNARRTRTLTALGIEVRYGDYTDYKSLVSAFAGVDKIYLVSSNVFSDRVSEHKNVIDAARRAGVRHLIYTSIQRCNNDQHAKGGLTESDIATEALLKSSSLDYTIVSHPLYADELPTFLGDNATNRDFTAPAGQGCIALASIDELAEAGAVLLSQEGHQNRSYLLNSGQAWSFHEIAQTLSRLTGNAISYQPISAETFIVGRESQGWPPMITDVVSGWFAAIEKGTFNETSNMLEELLGRKPMGLEIILKDAFDL from the coding sequence ATGGCGAAAATTCTGGTCACGGGCTCGACAGGAAGACTTGGCGGGGCGGTACTCAGATCGTTAGTCGAAAAGGTCCCTGCCTCCAGTCTGGTTGCATTGGCCAGAAATGCTCGTAGGACACGGACACTTACCGCGTTAGGAATTGAGGTTCGTTATGGTGATTACACCGACTATAAATCTCTTGTCAGCGCCTTCGCTGGCGTGGACAAGATTTACTTGGTGTCCTCAAATGTTTTCAGTGATCGGGTGAGCGAGCATAAAAATGTGATTGATGCTGCGCGTAGAGCCGGGGTCCGTCATCTGATCTACACGAGCATCCAGCGATGCAACAACGACCAACACGCGAAGGGAGGCCTTACCGAGAGTGACATCGCGACTGAGGCTCTTCTGAAGTCATCAAGCCTGGACTACACCATTGTCTCGCATCCACTTTATGCTGATGAGCTGCCGACATTCCTCGGTGATAATGCTACCAATAGAGATTTCACTGCCCCTGCCGGCCAGGGTTGTATTGCACTGGCCAGTATTGATGAGCTTGCCGAAGCTGGGGCCGTTTTGCTCAGCCAGGAAGGGCATCAAAATCGCTCCTACTTATTGAACAGCGGGCAGGCTTGGTCTTTTCATGAAATCGCGCAAACCCTATCGCGCCTTACGGGAAACGCTATTTCTTACCAGCCAATTTCTGCCGAAACATTCATTGTCGGTAGAGAATCCCAAGGTTGGCCGCCCATGATCACTGACGTGGTAAGCGGTTGGTTTGCAGCAATTGAAAAAGGCACTTTTAACGAGACCAGCAACATGCTTGAAGAGCTTTTAGGTCGCAAGCCAATGGGTCTGGAAATAATCCTCAAGGACGCCTTCGATCTCTGA
- a CDS encoding glutathione S-transferase family protein — protein sequence MSLTLYGFDASPYVRTVKMLLKEKDASFDQLHVNVMKGEPHAPEHLARHAFGKIPVIDHDGFKVIETSAIMTYLDDVLPGISLTPDNAKDRARSQMAQGIDDSYGYSAMVSVFGYYLFPDFIGGQNNDSLREGIDDSKLVLGELMRMKGNDAFIAGKNLSIGDLFLAPACAYLTMTPAADQVLSIDGFSDWWGRIKTLSSFKTTPPA from the coding sequence ATGAGCCTCACTCTCTACGGTTTTGACGCCAGTCCGTATGTCCGCACAGTAAAAATGCTTCTCAAAGAAAAAGATGCAAGCTTCGATCAGTTGCACGTCAACGTGATGAAAGGCGAACCTCACGCGCCTGAGCACCTGGCACGTCATGCATTCGGCAAAATTCCGGTCATCGACCATGATGGTTTCAAGGTCATTGAGACCAGCGCGATCATGACTTATCTCGATGATGTCTTGCCCGGGATTTCGCTTACTCCCGACAACGCCAAAGATCGCGCTCGCAGCCAAATGGCGCAAGGTATCGATGACTCTTACGGCTACAGCGCGATGGTATCTGTATTCGGTTACTACCTTTTCCCGGACTTCATTGGCGGACAGAACAACGATTCGCTTCGTGAAGGCATCGACGACTCAAAATTGGTGTTGGGTGAGCTGATGAGAATGAAAGGTAACGACGCATTTATTGCCGGCAAAAACCTATCCATTGGTGACCTGTTCTTGGCCCCTGCGTGCGCCTATTTGACGATGACTCCAGCCGCAGACCAGGTCCTTTCTATCGACGGCTTTAGTGACTGGTGGGGTAGGATCAAGACGCTGTCGAGCTTCAAAACGACTCCACCCGCATAG
- a CDS encoding LysR family transcriptional regulator: MLGNIELFVRVAEAASFSEAARRLGVSSAAVSKSIARLETKLGARLFQRSTRSLTLTESGEAFFQQVAGSLDDIQSAIAQLGESRDLPSGRLRVNLAPSFAFDYVLPLLKNFKQRYPDVVPDWHLEIRRVDLIGDGFDVAIGGGIELSPEVVARELAKLHLVIVASPEWLVGRVLPVVPADLEGQDGIVARSTDTGRLRSWTLRNAGKETFDLNLKPTAIMNDPEALCSCARMGLGVALVPLERAWPWLQKGELVRLLPGWYVDLGSISVYYPARKALPAKTRVFIDFLLEHFQGNLSDQFSATSKLNT, encoded by the coding sequence ATGCTTGGCAATATTGAATTGTTCGTTCGTGTAGCCGAAGCCGCCAGCTTTTCGGAAGCCGCTAGGCGATTGGGCGTTTCTTCCGCGGCGGTCAGTAAAAGTATTGCCCGCCTGGAAACAAAGCTGGGCGCACGCTTGTTCCAGCGCAGCACCCGAAGCTTGACTCTCACAGAGTCAGGTGAGGCGTTTTTCCAGCAGGTTGCGGGCAGCCTCGATGATATTCAGTCAGCGATTGCACAATTGGGTGAGTCACGCGATCTACCGTCGGGTCGATTGCGTGTCAATTTGGCCCCATCCTTTGCCTTTGATTACGTCCTCCCCCTGCTAAAAAATTTCAAACAGCGTTACCCCGACGTTGTTCCCGATTGGCACTTGGAAATAAGGCGCGTTGATCTAATTGGTGACGGTTTTGATGTAGCGATTGGCGGTGGGATTGAACTGTCACCTGAGGTCGTAGCGAGGGAACTGGCCAAGCTTCATCTCGTCATCGTCGCCTCCCCAGAATGGCTGGTAGGACGAGTTTTACCCGTTGTACCAGCGGACCTTGAAGGGCAAGACGGTATCGTCGCGCGCTCTACAGATACCGGTCGACTACGCTCTTGGACGCTGCGTAATGCTGGCAAAGAGACGTTTGACTTAAACCTCAAACCTACAGCGATCATGAATGATCCTGAGGCCCTGTGCAGTTGCGCTCGGATGGGCCTAGGTGTGGCATTGGTTCCCCTTGAGCGAGCGTGGCCCTGGTTGCAGAAAGGTGAGCTAGTCCGACTTTTGCCGGGCTGGTACGTCGATCTGGGGTCGATCTCGGTTTACTACCCTGCAAGAAAAGCGCTACCCGCCAAGACCAGGGTGTTTATTGATTTTCTACTGGAGCATTTTCAGGGAAATCTCAGTGATCAATTCAGTGCTACGAGCAAATTGAACACTTAA